The genomic DNA GCGTGGTCGGACGACCACCGATCCGGAATGCCGCACTTCGTCCGGTACTTGATGTACATGACCGCCCTGCGTCACCAGTGGGCGACGCATCACGCGCTGGGCGATGCGCGGGCCGCGGGGCAGGGCGGGACACTGGCCGAGGTGCGGCTGCCGTACTGGGGCCCGGAGCCCTATGAGTTGGCGGACGCCGAGGCCGAACTCCGGTTCATGCGGCGGATGGTGGAGACGCTTCGCGGGAACGCCCGGCAAGCGCTGGAGGACTCGGGTCTCGACGGCGAGGCCGTGCTGGGGGCGGACCGGCGGTTCGGCTCGTCGTTCGTCCGGCGGCTGGACGACCTCCTCGCCCTCCGGGAACTGGCCGGCCCGGCAGAGCCGGTGCGAGGCCCGGCGGTACCGACGCGAAGCCCGGCGGAGCCGGTACCGAGCCCGGTGGAACCTACGCGGAGCCCGGCAGAGCCGGTACCAACCCCGGCGGAACCGGTGCGCGCCCCGGCACCGGAGCGGAGCCCCCGGGCGGCGGGACCGGATCGGGTGCTGGCCGTCGTCGACGAGTGGTTCCCCGCCCACGGTGGCCTGAGCGCCTTCAACCGCGGGCTGTGCATCGCACTCGCCGAGGCCGGTGCGAACGTCCGTGTCCTGGTGGTGTCTTCCAGTCCCGAGGAGCGCGCGGACGCGGCCGACCACCACGTGCTCCTCGTGGACGCCGCCCGGCAGGGCGTCCAGGGCAAGGAGTCGCTGTTCCTGCGGCCGCCGTTCACCGATGGATTCGAGCCCGACCTCGTCATCGGCCACGGCAGGGACATGGGGCTGGCCGCCCGGGCGCAGGTGAAGGAGTATTTCCCGGGCGCGGGGCGACTGCACTTCCTGCACGTGGAACCGGACCGGGCGGAGGCCCAGAAGCCGCTGGCGGAGGCCGACTTGGCGGTCCGCGCGCAGGAACGCACGGAGCGGGAGCTCGAACTCTGCGAGGACGCCCTGCGTTCGGTGGCGGTCGGCCCCCGGCTGGCGAGGACCATGCGGCGTCATCTGCGCACCCGGAAGCTGGCCCCCCTGCTGCGCGTCGACCCCGGATTCGACGGAAGGCCCGCCGCCACGGCGCCCGGCATCGACGAGATCCCGCAGATCCTGATGATGGGCAGGCTGGACGACGCCCCGCTCAAAGGGCTCGACATCGCCTGCCGGGCGCTGGGGGCGGCGGTACCGCCGCGGGCGGAGCACGGCTCCTGGGAACTGCTGATCCGCGGCGTGCCCGACCGGACGTCCCGGGTGCTGAGCGCGCAGGTGGAGGAGTGGATCGGCACCCCTGCGGTGGATGTGGCGCTTCGTCCGTTCTCCGCGGATCCCCGGCACATCATGGAGGACGTGGCGCGGGCGAGTCTGGTCCTCATGCCCTCCCGGGCGGAGGCGTTCGGTCTGGTCGGTCTGGAGGCGATCGCCGCCGGGGTGCCCGTGCTGGTGAGCGGGCGCAGCGGTCTCGGCGTACTGCTGCTCGATCAGGGGCTGCCGGTCGCCCACCAGGCCGTGGTGGATGTGGCGGCCACGACACGGGACCTCGATGTGGACGTCCGGTCGTGGGAGAAGTCCATTCATGCCGTCATGCGAAACCTGCCGGCCGCCTTCGGCGAAGCCGCCGATCTCCGGAGGGAAATGGCCGCCCGCTGCTCCTGGGAGACGGCCGCAACCGCCGTGCTGGACTGCCTTCGCCCCGACGGATCCGCCTGACCCGCGACCGGCCCTCCACGTCTCCCCTGTCACGTGGAGGGCCGGAGTCATGTGCGGCTGAGGGGCGTTCAGTGGGTCTGCACGGCTGTCGTCCTCCTGCGGCCGGCCGGGGGCCGGTATCCCCTCGGCGTGGAATCCGCAGGCAAACACGCGGATCCGTCCGGCCGTCCGGGGTCCTGGAACACACTGGAAACGTCTGGATCCGTGCGGTGCGGATCCGTGGACGTCCCCGCGGAGGAACGGTGGTGAACGAAGCTCCCTGGCCGCCCGGCCACGACGGAGAGGCACTGGGACAGCGGCTGGCGGTCGAACTGACCCGCGCTGTCGTCCGGGCCGAGAAACGGTTCGGCAGAGCGCTCGACCGTCGCGAACTCGCCAGGCGGCTGAACGTGTCCGCCAGCAGCCTGTACGCGTATCTCAACGGCACGACTCTGCCGGGCACCGGTGTGTTCGACGCGCTCCTCGCCGCGTTGGGCGTCGACGGACCCGAGGCGGGGCGGCTCGCCACTCTGCGGGACGAGGTCGACGCCGCCCGACGGCTGCGCCCCATCGCCGCCCGCGGCTCCGCCCGCCGGTCGCCGGGGTCGGTCGCGGTCCCCCGCCATCTTCCGCTGAGCCACCCCGTGTTCGTCGCCCGGGACGCCGAACTCGTCCGGCTGGACGCGCTGTTGGACCCGTCCGCCGACTCCGCGCCGGGCCGGGCGGGGGTCGCCGTCGTCGAGGGAACCGGGGGCGTCGGCAAGACCGCGCTCGCCCTGCACTGGGCGCACCGGACGCAGCACCTCTTCCCGGACGGCCAGCTCTACGTCAATCTGCGGGGCTTCGGCGACGAGGCGGTCATGGACCCGGGGGAAGCCCTGCACGGTTTCCTCCAGGCGCTCGGTGTCACCCCGGCCGCCGTCCCGACCGACACCGCCGTGGCCTCCGGACTGCTGCGCACACTGCTGACCGGCCGCCGGGTGCTGCTGGTCCTGGACAACGCCCGCTCCACCGACCAGGTACGGCCGCTGCTGCCCACCGACGCCGGTTCCGTCGCCGTCGTCACCAGCCGCAACCGCCTCGACGGCCTCGTCATCCGCGAAGGCGCCCTGCGCATCGCCCTCGACGTGCTGCCGCGCTACGCCGCCCGTACCCTCCTGGAGCGGCAGATGGGCGCCGAGCGGATCGCCCTGGAGCCGCGCGAGGTGGACGAACTGGTCGACCTGTGCGCCCGATTACCGCTGGCGCTGAGCGTCGCCGCCGCCCGTACGGCCACCGCCCCGGCGGGTTCCGTGGGCGCCCTGGTCCGTGAACTGCGGCGCGCCCGGGCGCCGTTGGACCTGTTCGGGGTGCAGGACGCGGATGTCGATCTGCGGACCGTGTTCCACGGTTCGTACACGCTGCTGCCGGCGCCGGCCGCCCGGCTCTTCCGGCTGCTGGGCTGCCACCCCGGACCCGAGATCGACGCCGCCGCCTGCGCGGGCCTCATCGGCGACGCGGACCCGCCCCTCGCCCTGCTCGACACCCTCACCGCCGCCCACCTCGTCCGCCAGCACACCCCCGGCCGCTACACCCTGCACGACCTGCTGCGGCTCTACGCCGTGGAACTCCTCGACGGCGGCTCGCCGCAGGAGCGCCGGGACGGCACCGAACGGCTGCTGCGGCACTACCTGGACAACGCACGCCTGGCCGACCACCACCTCGAACCCTGGCGTCCGACACCCGGCGGAGCCCCGAGGATCACCGGCGCGCAGCCGCCGATCGGCGACCACGCCTCGGCGACGGGCTGGTTCGAGTCGGAACTGTCCTCGCTGCAGGCCCTCATGGTCCAGGCCACCGCCACCCCGGGCCTGGAGCCGTACGCCTGGCGGCTGGCCGACGCCTGCGCCCTCCACCTGCGCCGCTCCGGCCGCCGTGCGCAGCGGGCCGCCGTGCACGCGCTGGCCCGTGACGCCGCGGACCGGGCCGGGGACCGCGCCGCCCACGCCACCGCCACCCGCCGGCTCGCCGACGCCCTCTCCCGGCTGGGCCGCACCGGGGAGGCACTCGACCTGCTGTACGCGACCCTGCGCGCCTGCCGTGCGCTGGGCGACGCGGAGGGCGTACGGGCGGTACGGCTCTCGCTGGTCCGGGTGTACAGCTCCTGCGGCGATCCCCGCAGGGCGATGCCGCACGCCCGGCTCGCCCTCGCCATGGCGGAGCGCACCGAGGACCCCGTCGCCCTCGCGGACGGCCTCACCTCCGTGGCGCAGCAGTGGGAGCGACTGGGCGAGCACACCGTCGCCCTCGACCACGCGCACCGCGCCCTGGAGCTCTACACCCGGCTCGGTCACCTCGACGGACAGGCGGGCATCCTCTTCGGCATGGGCCGCGCCGAACAGGGGCTCGGCCGGCCCGCCGCGGCGATCGGCCACTACGAGGTCTCCCTCGACCTGGACCGGGCCCTGGGCGACCGGTTCCGCGAGGCCCACGCGTTGGAGCACCTCGGGGACGCCCATGCGACGCTCGGCCGGGGCGAGGTCGCGCGCGCCCTGTGGGAGGAGGCCCTCGCGCTCTTCGAGGATCTGCACCACCCCGACGCCGAGCCGGTCCGCGGCAAGCTGTGCGCGGCGGCGGACTATCCTCCGGTGCCCGCCTCCAGCCAGCTCAGCCCGTAGCCGTAACCCACCTTCATGGCCCCGAACTCGACGTCCACCAGCCCGTGTTCGTCGGGGCGCAGGGTCGGCGTGCCCGGGTCCTGCTGGTAGATGACGGCGGTGGGCACGCCGGCCAGCCGCCACACCGTGCGCGGCGGTTTCGCCGGGTCGAAGCCGACCCGTAGCCGGAAGTGCTCGCTGCGGGTCAGCGGGACGTGCACGAAGTGGGGTGCCATGGGCTGGTCCGGCGGGATGCGCAGCCGGAGTTCGTAGACGTGCCGGGTGCCGGCGGCGATCGGTGCTGGCAGGACCAGGAACCGTTCGAAGTAGCTCTCGTACTGCGGCCCGCCGTCCGCCAGCCGGCCGCCCTGGACGACGGACATCTCCAGTTCGTGCCGGGGCGTCGTGTCACCGGCGCGCCGGGGCACGCTGACGCCGACCGGTATCCGGGCCAGGCCGTCGCAGGTGGCGACCACGATCCGGCGCTCCAGCGCCTCGGGCGTCGGGGTGTCCAGGCGGAGCCGGGTGGACACGGACTCGGTGTACCAGCCGTGCGGTTCGGTGCGCGCGCAGTCCGCCGGGCACCGCTCGGCATGTGCTCCGTTCACGCGGCCCGCCGGAGCGTCCCAGGGCGGCGGGACGACTCCGTCGGCACCGTCCGGGGAGTCGGGGTCCAGGGCCCGGCGCACCTGCGCCCAGTACTCGCCCCACTGCGGCACATCGCCGCCGCAGGCGCCGACGATCGCCAGGGTGACCGGGCGGGTCGGATGGGTCTCGCCCCGCATGGCGTCGCTGACGGTCGTCCTGCCGTACCCGGTGCGGCGGGCCAGTTGGTCCAGTGTCAGTCCGGCCGATCCGCGCAGGTCGCGGAGCCAGTACGCGAAGAGCCGGGCCGGTGACCCGTCCAGGACGATCTCCTTCTGCGGACGCCCCATCCTGCGCAACCCCCCTGCCGGGCAACGGCGTCGCCGCCGATGTCGCGGCCGAGTCTCGCACACGGCGGGACACGTCGTTCCGGTCTTGTTCTCCCGCCCGCCGGCCGTCCGGGTTTTCCGGAGATCGTCCGGTTCGCCGGAGAACTGTTGAGTGCGAACTCCGGGCCTTGTTACACAGGTTGCGCCCGGCTCCGGTGCGTCCGCATCGGCCGGTTCCCACTCTTGTTCCAGGAGAGGACCATGGCTCTGTTCCCCAGGACGCCCCGCGCCGCACGACTGCCGGGCGACGTGGTGTCGCGGATGGAGCGGTTCGGCCGCTTCGAGTTCGACCCGGTCGGCACCGACATCGACGCCTCGGACGTATGGGGCGAACTCCAGGCGCCCTACCTGCCGTTCGCGCAGTCCGACCCGCAGGGCTTCGCCCGCGCACTGGCCGACGCCGTGCTGCCGGCCGGCGGTTTCGCCCTGTTCGGGGCCGCGCGCACGGTGTGGAACCTGGTCGGCTCCGACTTCACCAGCCCGGCCTACGACACCGTACGGATGGCCGCGCTGGAGTTCTTCCGCGCGAACGGGGTGCCGAGCAACCGGCTGTCCGCCGCCGACTGGCTGTTCTGGCAGGAGAACCGCTCCGAGCCCTGGCTCGTGGGCCGGCCCCGTCCGACACCCGAGTCGGCACACATCCCGGCCCTCGCACCGGGGGAACTGCGCCAGATCGCGCGGATCACCGAGGCCTCGAACTCCAACGTCCTCTACGTCACCGCCGCGCGCGAGGGCCGTTTCGTGACCGTGGTGGACGCGCCGACCAGCGACACCGATCCCACCCGGGCGCGCTTCGAGTGGATGTCGGCGGACACCCTGCACGAGCTGTACACCCGGGTCGGCGAGGCGTTCCAGACACCGGTGCACTGGGTCGCCGACGAACTGCGTCCGTTCATCCCCCTGCCGCCGTCCCGCCTGTGAGACGGCCGCCCCCCGAGGAGAGACACATGGCCAAAGGCCTCAACTGCCAGGTCTGCCGGCAGCGCATGACCGTCAAGAGCGAGCAGCGTCAGCCGATGGGCTCGTGGATCGTCTACGAGTGCCGCAACCCCGCCTGCAAGAACTGGCTCGACAGCGGTCAGCGCCACCGGTTCAACGAAAAGGTCTTCGAGGACAAGTAGGGAGTACAGGGCATGGCCAAGACTCCGGTGGAGATAATCACCCAGCTCTCGATGGCGGAGGCGGCCGACGTCTTCCGCGGTGCGATGCGGGTGAGCTGGTGGAGCGAGAACATCACCGGCGCGGGCACCACCTTCGAGGGGCCCAGAGGCTCGGTCTTCGACACCGTGGCCCAGGACCGGCCCGACTTCAGCGTGATGGCGCTGCTGGGCGGGCGGGGAGCGGAGATCCAGAAGTCCGCGGTGCACATGTACATGTGGGACCGGGGCGCCCACCGTGAGATCGCGCTGGGTGTCGGCCGCAACCTCGCCGCCTTCGGCATCAAGGCGAACCGCAAGATCCGCCGGTTCGTCGACGAGCTGACGGAACTCGATCCGTCCATGAAGTACACGGGGATCTGAGCGGCCGCACCGAGCGGCCTTCGGTCCCGGCGGTCCGACGAGCACCCGGCGCAGGGGACCGGGTGCTCGTCCCCGTGAACAGGCCTGTCCTGTCCGGGTGTTCAGCCGACGGCGGCGAACGCCTCCGCCGACACGTCCCGTTCGAGCACCGACCGGTGGAAGGAGTAGACGCCGATGTCGGAGACCTTCACCACCAGGCAGTACTGGTCGGTCGACGCCACCGACCGGACCACCTGCGCGTACTCCCGCCGCAGGAAGTGGACCGCCGCCTGGTTCGCCACCGAGCTCTGTCCGCACACCAGCACCACCGGGCGGCTCGACTCGGGCGGCGTGAACTTGGCGACCACCGCGTACTCCTGGTGCCCCCGGTCGAAGTAGTAGCGCTCCCCGCCGACCGCGATGGCCACCGAGTCGCGGCGGTCGCTGAACGGGATGATCCGCACCCCGGGCAGATGGGCCGTCAGATGTCCGCCGGTGCGGGGATTGGACCCGCCGATCGGCCCGCCGACACAGAACTCGGTGCGGTCGCCGTTCGAGCCGCGCAGCTCGCCGGACTCCACACTCACCCGGCATCCCAACTCGCTGAGCAGCACGGTCAGTTCGACGACAGCCCGAAGGTCCCGCTGCTGGGTGGTGCCCGGCTGCCCGTGCTTGGTGCCGACGACGATCACACAGTGCTCGCCGGGCCGGGTGCCGAAGAACGCGGCCCTGCGGTACAGCGCCCGCCTCCGCCGTCCCCGCTCCCACAGCGTGCCCAGGCCGAGACCGACGAGGCTGGTCAGCAGACCGACCGCGACATTGGCGAGTACCGACAGCATCGGCGGGCCGTCAGGTCCGCTCGGCGGGCTCGGGTGCGGGACGCCGGTCGTCGGGCGGGGAGTCCGGGGCGAGCGCGTGCACGAGCGCGACGACCCGTTCCCGCTCCGGCTCGGGCAGCGGCACCCTGTCGTCCGCGGTGATCCGGGTGACCCTGCCGCCCGACCACTCGTCCAGCTCGCCGGTCAGCTCGGCGACCTTGGCCGCCTTTCCGGCCGCGACGGCCGCCGACAGCATGTCCAGCACCTCGGCGACCTCCGCCCACGCCTCAGGCGTGAGCCGCCACTCCTTCAGCATCAGCCGCAGCGCCAGACTCGCCTCGCCGGCCGTCTCGCGGTCGATCATGGCCGCCCCCTCCGTTGTGCTCACGCCCTGTTCCTTCCCCTCGTTCGTCGTCATCCGTCAACGCCCCGTGTGGACGTACGGCGCCCATACGCGCGGCGAGCCGGGGTGCCGCTCCCGCAGGCCCCGGACGATCCCGTGCACGGCCCGCGCGGTGTCGGTGACGTCGAGGCCGCCGCCGTAGGTCCGCAGGTCGCGGTAGAGACGGTCCGTCAGCCGTACCGACACCAGGTCCGTCGCCTCCCACAGTGCGCCCACCACCTGCGGATACCCGGCCGTCTGGAACGCCGACGTCACGTGCACGGCCTCGTCGGGGAGGCGGTCGGTGCGGGTGGTGTGGCACGCCAGCAGCACGGCGAGCCGGGCGTGCGGCAGATGGCCGCGGGCCACGTCCCGCACACTGAGCTGCCCGTCGGCGAGTTCCAGATGGCTCTTGGACGGGTCCTGGGGATGGCTGAGGCCGTGGCACGCGAAGTGCACGGTGGCCGCCGAGGACAGTTCGCCGAGCACCCGTCGGATCGTCGCGTCGGCGCCCTGCACGATCCGCAGGCGGCCCAGAGTGCGGCCCATCGCCTCCACCTCCGCCACGGACGCGCCGTCCAGGCCGCCGGCACCGGTGGGCTGCCGTACCGCCAGGAAGGGCCCGCCGTCCCCGCCCGCCGCCGTGGCCTGCCGGGCGTGCCGCAGCGCCCTGATGCTCGGTGTGTACGAGGAGGCGACGCGGTCCAACACCGAGCGCCCTTCGGCGAGTTCGGCCGCCCGGTGATGCCCGGCCGCGTGCAGCGGCAGATGGGCCAGCGGCCCGGACGCCGACCACCACAGCCTCGGTACGGCTCCGCGCGGGGTGCCCCCGGGGATCGGCCGGGTCAGGCCCGCCGCGTCCAGCACCGGTTCCGCGATGGTGTCCCAGAGCCATTCGAGGGTGTCGAACACGGTCTCGGCGGATTCCTTGCGCCGGGCACGCGAGTCGCCGCCGTCCACGGAGACCGCCGCGAGGAACTGCCGTGCGGCGAGCGCGAGCCGCCCCTCGGTGACATCGAGGGGCACCAGCTTGATGCCCCCGGTGGTGACGACCAGGGCGTCCGAGCGCAGCCGGTCGATGTTGATCAGCACGATCGGCCCTTCCTTCGCCTCGCGCCGCATCTGCTCGGCGCTCGGCGGCAGCAGGAAGTGCTCGAACCCGTGGAGGCCCCGGATCCGGGCCAGCAGCCGCTGCCACTCCTCGGTCACCGCGTGCTGCTCCCGGATCCGCGCGGCTTCGCCGGGCCCGTCCGACGAGCTCGGCATCTCCGTCTGGCGCAGCCTGCGGGCGAGGGCGGTGAACTCGCGGGCCACCTGCGGATGGGCCGCGGCGAGGTCGGCGTCGTCGCTGCGGGCCTGGAGGTCCTGGCCCATCAGCACGGCCCGCCCCTGTTCCAGCAGGGCCGCCGCCTGTTCCGTGCGGCCCGCGGCGAGCGCCACCGCGCACGCGGTACGGGCCAGGCTCGTCCCGGCGATCCGGTCCGGGAGGTCCCCGGTGCCGCCGGTGCCGCCCGGGCCCGGATAGCGGCGGCCGAGCAGCGCGGTGCGCAGGACGCTCTGGCGGTCGTCGCGGTGCAGCGCCTGCGACACCATCAGCGGCAGCGCTTCGAGCGCGGCCTCGGCGGCGTCGGTGGCCCGGGCCCAGTTCCGGCTGTTGACCGCCGAGTCGAGCGCGGTCCGCGCGTTCTCGAACCGGGCCCGGGGCGGCAGCACCCGTTCGGTGGCCGGGTCCCAGGAGCTGGGCTCGGAGTCGCCGTAGCGGTACCCGGTGAGGTCGTCGTGGGCGGTCTGGACCAGTTCGGTGACGGTCGCCAGGGCGGGGCGCAACTGCTCGCGCAGTGCGGCCAGTTCGGGCGAGTACTCCGGCCGGCCCGGCAGGGCCTCGAGGCTCCGCGCCGCCAGCTCGACGAGCCGTATCGCCTCCTGGGTGCCCGACGCGTCCCGGCGCATCCAGGAGGCACCGGCCAGGGCGTGCGCGTACGGGATGGCGCAGCCGAGCCAGCTCGCCGACATCTCGGGCAGCCGGCCGACCGCCCAGGCCAGCGCCTCGCAGGCCCGGGTGACGGTCGCCTCGTCCTGGTGGAGCATTCCGTAGTCGCTGCGGTGCATCTCCACCGCGCACAGCAGCTCGATGTACCGCGCGCTGGTGGGCGGCAGCAGGGCCAACTGCTCGTCCCCGCACCGCACGACCTCCTCCAGGTCCTCGCGTCGCTCGCTGAAGGTGAACTGCGCGGCCAGGAACTGCACGAGGGTGGCGGCGAAGAAGCCCCGCTGTCCGTCCGGCAGCTTCCCGGCCAGTACGGCCTTCAACTGGTCGACGGCCAGGGCCAGTCGGCGCGGATCGCTGACGCCGGAGCCCAGCAGGGCGCTTCGAGCGGCCGCGACGTCCGGCGGCAGCCCGTCGAGGTCGCTCGCGTAGGCCGGCTCCGCGGGCCCCGCGTCGGCGGGCGGCCCGGGGGGCCATACGAGGTGGGCGCCTCCGGTGCGACCGGGGCCGGCGTCCGCCGAGGCGGACCGGGGGGAGCCTGTGAAGGGCGCGAAGTCCGCCGGGCCGGGGCCGGGTGAGCGTACTCCGGGGCGGCCCGGCGGGACGTACATCTGGATGGGCGGCAGTTGTACCCCGCTCAGCAGCGGTCCCATCATCGGGCCCACGAACCTGAGCAGTTGGGCGCCGGTGAACGGCGACCGCTTGAGCATCTGCCCCATCTTGGCCAACGCGGTGCGCTTGTCGGCGATGTGCGGCGCCAGGGGGTGGCCCGGCGGCAGGTCCCGCTGGAGGGCGGCCCACATCTCGTCCGCGCGCCGCAGGTCGTCCTGCGACTTGGTGAGGAATCCCCTCGCGCCCAGCAACGCCGGCATGTTCCCGGCGTAGATCCCGCTGTCGTCGGGTGGCCCGGAGGCCCGGAACGCCTCCAGTTGGGCGATGGCCTCGTCGATCACCTCCTCCTCGGGATGGAACGGCACGGACGCGGTGAGGGCGAGCGAGAACATGAGGTGGGCCGAGGCCGCTTCGGCGTCGACCGGGGCGGTGCCGTGGCGCCGGGCGTGCTCGACCGCCCGCAGCGCCGACCGGCCGGCCCGCAGCGCCAGTTCGACGGGCTGCGCGTCACCCGGCTTGTTGCGGAGACGTGCCAGCGCCATGTGACCGACGGCGCAACTGACGAAGCCCGCTTCCAGGTGGTCGGTGGTGATGCCGGCGAACGCCGCGTCGGCCCATCGCCCGGCACCCGTCAGCGCGTCCGTGTCGCCGGACTCCACGCGGAAGAACGCGGACTGGGCCAGCCGCGTCAGCAGGCAGGGCCGGACCAGGTCGTCCGCCGGGAGCCCTTCGGCCAGCCGTACGGCGTGCGGCTGCGAGGGCCGGGGCGGCTCGAAGTGGCGGGGCTGAGGCTCCTCCGGGTAGGTCGCCGCTACCGCCACCGGATCGTCGGCCGGCCGGCCCTGGGTCTGGGCGGCGAGGTAGTGGTGGGTCTCGTCCGACAACCGGTGGTCCTCGAACCGCAGCGACAGCGTGCGCTCGGCCAGCCACAGGTGCAGCACCCAGCGGGGCCGCCGCGGGTCCCGCTTCTCCCCCATGTCGAGCGCGTGCTCCATGACGGCCACCGCGGCCACCGCGCAGTCCCGGCCGCCCTCGGTCCAGGAGGCGCGCAGCAGCCCGGCCGCCGAGGGCAGCCAACTGTCCGGGTCCGCACCGGCGCCGGCCAGGTGCCGCTCGACCTCCGGTGTCCACCGCGCCTCACAGCGCACCAGCAGACGGTCCACGACTGTTCGTATCTCTGACACACCGCCAGTCTTCCCG from Streptomyces sp. NBC_01478 includes the following:
- a CDS encoding CHAT domain-containing protein, translating into MSEIRTVVDRLLVRCEARWTPEVERHLAGAGADPDSWLPSAAGLLRASWTEGGRDCAVAAVAVMEHALDMGEKRDPRRPRWVLHLWLAERTLSLRFEDHRLSDETHHYLAAQTQGRPADDPVAVAATYPEEPQPRHFEPPRPSQPHAVRLAEGLPADDLVRPCLLTRLAQSAFFRVESGDTDALTGAGRWADAAFAGITTDHLEAGFVSCAVGHMALARLRNKPGDAQPVELALRAGRSALRAVEHARRHGTAPVDAEAASAHLMFSLALTASVPFHPEEEVIDEAIAQLEAFRASGPPDDSGIYAGNMPALLGARGFLTKSQDDLRRADEMWAALQRDLPPGHPLAPHIADKRTALAKMGQMLKRSPFTGAQLLRFVGPMMGPLLSGVQLPPIQMYVPPGRPGVRSPGPGPADFAPFTGSPRSASADAGPGRTGGAHLVWPPGPPADAGPAEPAYASDLDGLPPDVAAARSALLGSGVSDPRRLALAVDQLKAVLAGKLPDGQRGFFAATLVQFLAAQFTFSERREDLEEVVRCGDEQLALLPPTSARYIELLCAVEMHRSDYGMLHQDEATVTRACEALAWAVGRLPEMSASWLGCAIPYAHALAGASWMRRDASGTQEAIRLVELAARSLEALPGRPEYSPELAALREQLRPALATVTELVQTAHDDLTGYRYGDSEPSSWDPATERVLPPRARFENARTALDSAVNSRNWARATDAAEAALEALPLMVSQALHRDDRQSVLRTALLGRRYPGPGGTGGTGDLPDRIAGTSLARTACAVALAAGRTEQAAALLEQGRAVLMGQDLQARSDDADLAAAHPQVAREFTALARRLRQTEMPSSSDGPGEAARIREQHAVTEEWQRLLARIRGLHGFEHFLLPPSAEQMRREAKEGPIVLINIDRLRSDALVVTTGGIKLVPLDVTEGRLALAARQFLAAVSVDGGDSRARRKESAETVFDTLEWLWDTIAEPVLDAAGLTRPIPGGTPRGAVPRLWWSASGPLAHLPLHAAGHHRAAELAEGRSVLDRVASSYTPSIRALRHARQATAAGGDGGPFLAVRQPTGAGGLDGASVAEVEAMGRTLGRLRIVQGADATIRRVLGELSSAATVHFACHGLSHPQDPSKSHLELADGQLSVRDVARGHLPHARLAVLLACHTTRTDRLPDEAVHVTSAFQTAGYPQVVGALWEATDLVSVRLTDRLYRDLRTYGGGLDVTDTARAVHGIVRGLRERHPGSPRVWAPYVHTGR
- a CDS encoding CATRA conflict system CASPASE/TPR repeat-associated protein, which produces MAEGEVTGREVTEQEVAVHVFVPLHGGRAEEGTASVRAMWGRFRELQHADGELYAALPVRVPDPLLASAPRGSVVVAGVQSADLLDQAVLRRHGEILNLSVLLGAGPDREWSGLRERAETIVGPLGACHLGAVTLELGKLPEGTPGDVDLSEPAGGDESQRWRLLRMLGRADADARLGAWAWSDDHRSGMPHFVRYLMYMTALRHQWATHHALGDARAAGQGGTLAEVRLPYWGPEPYELADAEAELRFMRRMVETLRGNARQALEDSGLDGEAVLGADRRFGSSFVRRLDDLLALRELAGPAEPVRGPAVPTRSPAEPVPSPVEPTRSPAEPVPTPAEPVRAPAPERSPRAAGPDRVLAVVDEWFPAHGGLSAFNRGLCIALAEAGANVRVLVVSSSPEERADAADHHVLLVDAARQGVQGKESLFLRPPFTDGFEPDLVIGHGRDMGLAARAQVKEYFPGAGRLHFLHVEPDRAEAQKPLAEADLAVRAQERTERELELCEDALRSVAVGPRLARTMRRHLRTRKLAPLLRVDPGFDGRPAATAPGIDEIPQILMMGRLDDAPLKGLDIACRALGAAVPPRAEHGSWELLIRGVPDRTSRVLSAQVEEWIGTPAVDVALRPFSADPRHIMEDVARASLVLMPSRAEAFGLVGLEAIAAGVPVLVSGRSGLGVLLLDQGLPVAHQAVVDVAATTRDLDVDVRSWEKSIHAVMRNLPAAFGEAADLRREMAARCSWETAATAVLDCLRPDGSA
- a CDS encoding helix-turn-helix domain-containing protein, which translates into the protein MGRPQKEIVLDGSPARLFAYWLRDLRGSAGLTLDQLARRTGYGRTTVSDAMRGETHPTRPVTLAIVGACGGDVPQWGEYWAQVRRALDPDSPDGADGVVPPPWDAPAGRVNGAHAERCPADCARTEPHGWYTESVSTRLRLDTPTPEALERRIVVATCDGLARIPVGVSVPRRAGDTTPRHELEMSVVQGGRLADGGPQYESYFERFLVLPAPIAAGTRHVYELRLRIPPDQPMAPHFVHVPLTRSEHFRLRVGFDPAKPPRTVWRLAGVPTAVIYQQDPGTPTLRPDEHGLVDVEFGAMKVGYGYGLSWLEAGTGG
- a CDS encoding ATP-binding protein; amino-acid sequence: MNEAPWPPGHDGEALGQRLAVELTRAVVRAEKRFGRALDRRELARRLNVSASSLYAYLNGTTLPGTGVFDALLAALGVDGPEAGRLATLRDEVDAARRLRPIAARGSARRSPGSVAVPRHLPLSHPVFVARDAELVRLDALLDPSADSAPGRAGVAVVEGTGGVGKTALALHWAHRTQHLFPDGQLYVNLRGFGDEAVMDPGEALHGFLQALGVTPAAVPTDTAVASGLLRTLLTGRRVLLVLDNARSTDQVRPLLPTDAGSVAVVTSRNRLDGLVIREGALRIALDVLPRYAARTLLERQMGAERIALEPREVDELVDLCARLPLALSVAAARTATAPAGSVGALVRELRRARAPLDLFGVQDADVDLRTVFHGSYTLLPAPAARLFRLLGCHPGPEIDAAACAGLIGDADPPLALLDTLTAAHLVRQHTPGRYTLHDLLRLYAVELLDGGSPQERRDGTERLLRHYLDNARLADHHLEPWRPTPGGAPRITGAQPPIGDHASATGWFESELSSLQALMVQATATPGLEPYAWRLADACALHLRRSGRRAQRAAVHALARDAADRAGDRAAHATATRRLADALSRLGRTGEALDLLYATLRACRALGDAEGVRAVRLSLVRVYSSCGDPRRAMPHARLALAMAERTEDPVALADGLTSVAQQWERLGEHTVALDHAHRALELYTRLGHLDGQAGILFGMGRAEQGLGRPAAAIGHYEVSLDLDRALGDRFREAHALEHLGDAHATLGRGEVARALWEEALALFEDLHHPDAEPVRGKLCAAADYPPVPASSQLSP
- a CDS encoding CATRA system-associated protein, with the translated sequence MSTTEGAAMIDRETAGEASLALRLMLKEWRLTPEAWAEVAEVLDMLSAAVAAGKAAKVAELTGELDEWSGGRVTRITADDRVPLPEPERERVVALVHALAPDSPPDDRRPAPEPAERT